From the genome of Loxodonta africana isolate mLoxAfr1 chromosome 4, mLoxAfr1.hap2, whole genome shotgun sequence:
TTCTAGGCCATATTATTAAGTGGGAAAGAAATGGACAAAACATCCCCCAAGGCAGCTTAGCTTTTTCACAGGACATGAAATAGTAGGtaagaagaaacagaaatagTAGCGTCTAAATTTGTTTTTTCAAACCAGCTATGAGGCCAAAGGAAAGTTTAAGGGCTGAGTTTGGAGCAGTCAACAATCACAAAATAAAAAGTACTTCTGTCTTCAATCCCTACCCTGGCAGTGGCGAAAACTACAAATTATTATATCCCAATGCTAATGGGAACAAAAAAGTGAGTACTCCCAAGACCCAGAGCCTCCAGTCCAGCTTCAGCATTCCCACCAACTCTTTTAACTGATATCAGGCCCTGCTTCCCTTTCCCCAACTTCTTTTCTAGATTAGTAAAGCTTTCTTCGTTCGCCTCAGTTCTCCCTCCCTGAAGTCAAGTCCCTCTTGGTTCAACTACGGGTCCCTTCAATTCTTTTCACAATAGACACTGTCCCTGAAAATAATGCCCCTTACCCAACTAAGAACCCTTCTCAGGCCCTTCCAGTTAGACATCTCTCAGACAGACCCTGCGCCCCGGTCACCCTCGGAACCCGGGCGTCAGGTTGACCCCTCCTCACTTCCCGGCAAATGGGCTTACCTCACCGCTGCCCGGTCCCTTCCCCTCAGCTCCTCCCTCTCCAGCGCTGTTTAAAGAGGCCTGCCCCTGCCCTCACACCAGCCCCGAGCCTCCGCGCCCGGCCCGGATCCGGCCGCGGCCAGCACCCGGTCGCCTCCCCCCTCACTAACTTCGGGCTTCCAGCTCGCCCGGCCCCCTCCTCAGCGCCCCCATTAGGCCTCCCGGGGCCCGACCCCCTTCTCTCTTCGCCAGTGGGCCACTCTGCGCCCTCGCTTAGGCCCAGACCCGCCCCCACTCTCAGGCCAGGCCGCCCTTATCTCCCCGGCGCCTCCGCCCCTGCCCTTCTGGGCTCCACCAGCCTTGTACCTGGGGCTCCGTCTCCCCCGTCGGGCCCAAGCCTGTGTCGAACAGACAAACAGCTGCAGCTCAACCAAACCCTCCtacccccctcctcctcctcctcctcgcgCTGGGGCGGGGGCCCCAGCCAATAGCGCGATTACCCGCCTACCGTCGGGGGAGGGTGATATGTGCATTCACCCGCCAATCCTCTGGAGAAAGGCAGCCCTCTTTCGGCGCTATCACCAAAGAGTACGAATAGAGGACTGAACAGGCGGGGCTCCAAACCAATAGAAGGCGAGAATCCGTCAAGATGGACAAGTTGAAGAGCCATTAAAGAGTGAGACCCTTGAGACGGGGGCGGTACATCGCTGACAGGCGTATGTATCAACCAACAAGCTCCCGACACCCCATGACCCCGCCTTTTGACTCATAAACATCTAATCAGGTGAGCGATGGAGGCGGGCCAAAGTGAACCTTTAACCAGTACAGCGACAATTGTGGAGTTGACTGGCAAGCAAGGCGGGGTGAGAGAAGCCCTAGGAAGGCCAGTACTGACCTTCGCCCCTCCCCCCCGATTTGGCGGGGGGATGATTCTAGTGCCCCGCCCTCTATGACAAATTCGCGGGTGTTAAGGGAAATACCTCTCTTAAGGACCTGGAGCCTGGGAATTTAAGTAACCCTCACGTCAGTGCTTCCTCCTTTTCGTGGGGCCTCAGAGGACAGGAGTTTTTCGAGTGACCCGCGGGCGGTCTCAGATGTTTTTTGGTGGGGTGAGACAATGGCAACGAGGAGAAACGATAGCTTGGAGACGCTTTACCCCCTTTACAAGAATTTTTCATATAAGCAATTGTTTTCTGAATCGTATGTAGATGTGAATAAAAACATCTTTAGAAAACTTTGCTGTTTGTGATgtgcaaggaaaaagaaaagcaggtAGTTTTCTGGAAAATGCAGTGTTAACGTGAATTCCcatggagacagagagagagagactgtgtgtgtgtgtgtgtgttgggaggagagagagagactgtgtgtgtgtgtgtgtgtgtgtgtgtgtgtgtgtgtgtgttgggaggaTGCAGGTGCGTGGAGACAGTGAAGTGGGAAATACACAGGCTTTGAAATTAGAAAGAGCTGAGCTCTTCCCACCACTGTGGTTATTCTACTTAATACCTGTGAGATCTGGAAAGTTACctagcctctctgagcttcagtttccccatctgtaaatggGCAGGAAAATACTTTGCCCACTCTCACTACTATCCCAACTGTATCAAAAGAACCCAGAATGGGGTGGAGTGGGTAGCCCTGCACAAAGAGAGATTAGGAAACAAGGATCTGAAATCAGTTAtcacacatacacatttatatTCTCTCAGGTACACTCTTCTTTCAGTAAAATAAGTAAAAGTAGCTGAGGAAAGAGATGAAACTACACAAAAccaggaacattttttttttttaatgaattacaaACTAAATTACAAATAATGTTAATTGCAAGAACATTGAAGGATAAGGGGTGGAGGAAGAGACaaaatcataaaaagaaaaaaatactttttttttaaaacatttacattACAAAACCCCAAGGTGTGTGTGGCAACAAATCTCCCTACCCCAACCCCCACAGATTTTAAAAACTACTATAACctgaaatataaatataattgttcatccttcttttaaagaaatacttTTCCCAATGCCCCTGCtcagtcacagccctgaaaaagtCTCAACATTCTCAAAATGATGTCTAAATCCTAACTTCCATTTCTGGAGTGGGGGTGGCTTTCAGAAGAAGATGGGAACAGGGATCCCTGGCAACCAAAGGACTAAGAATcctaaaagaaaaattcaaacatCTCTCACCGGCCTCATAAAGGCCTCAGTTAAACAACAGGCCTGGATGCCATACAAATCCTGTCCTAGAAACTCCCACATTCCTCTTGGCCATAGGAGGGGCAGACAAGGGGGTTGGGAGCAGTCATTTTTACTGCAGCCCCACCAGAGTTGGATCTTGAGCCTCCCGGCCTGTTAGGTGAGGTGAAACACTAAAACTAGGGCATAAACTGGTTGGATCTATTTCTTAACTTAATTCCTTAAAACTGACACCtctctgtgtttttgttttgcttggttTTCAAAAGTTCCAACTTAGCCCTCTGCTATCAGTTGGCCTTACAAAAGCATTGGCAGCAGGAGGCTTGGGGGGCCTTGTCACCCCaaacacaaaaaataacaatTACAGGGCACTCAGAAATGGCCTGGGATGGCAAACCCAATGTGGAGTTCAGGGAGAAGAgttagtcttttttgtttttgtaaactgGCCCTCCTCAGTAATGActaagaagaggagaagagggttgtagaggctggcttAAGTGCATCTAATACTGAAACTCCCTTTCATTTCCATCCCTCTTTCTCCTCCACTCCCTGCATCCCCAGAGCTGGCTGGCCAAGAGGGTAAGGTGGGTGTTAAGGCAGTCAGACAAGATCAGAGGGCCCACCTGAGTCCAAATAGCCCAGAGCCAACCCAAGTCAGGCATACACTGGAGGAGGGGGTGAaactgggggtgggggctggaaGAAGGACATCAGAGTCGAAGGTGGGGTACTGGCTTGGTCACATCCTGGAAGAAGGGGTGAGCCAGAGCTGCCTTTGCTGAAATGCGCTTGTTGGGGTCGTAGTGCAGCATTTGCTGGAAGGAAAGACAGATGTATACTGACTTCAGTTGATATAATAGCGGACTAGGTTTTTTTTAGGTAGGCAGTAAGGATTCAGAGAAATCAGGAAACCAGAATTCTTTTTACCCAAGGCAAAGTTTCCATTTCCCTCCTCCCACATCCAAACCCTCTCAGGGTACAGAGAGGGGCTAAGGAACACTGAGATCCAGATTCTAGGGTCTCATCCTTCCTTCGTAATGGAAAAACTATGCTGTTGGGGAGAAAATGAGGGGAAGCAGGTGCCCACCCTCCACTCTCACCGATAACAAGCTTCGTCCATCTTCATCCAAGGGAGGCACAACTTTGCTAAAATCTTGCCGGGCCCACTTGGGGAAACTCGCCTTATAATCAGGCATAGAAGTAACTCCTGGCCAAACTGTCTCATCTGGGGTCCCCAAAGTTCTAAAGATCCGGAAAAGTTGGTCAATCTCAGAATCTCCAGGGAATAGGGCCCGGCGGGTCACCTGAGAACAGGGAGAGGAGAGGCCAAGATCCACACTGACGTCAGTCAAAACTGCCCCCTATAGAAAAGAGGTTCCCACAGGCAGTGGAAGGTCAGCAGGGCCCCATGactctcccccctccccaaggCCTTTCATGGGGTCAGTCACAGAGAGCCTGAGACAATGAAGTCCCTTCATTTGTCTCCTcaccccctccttccttcccccaaCTATGGCTTTGCAGATCCCCAAAGCTGGATGGGGCTGGGAGGGGGTGAATGTCTGGGGTGCCACTGACACGTAGCAAAGGGATCCCAAGCCACTCACGGGGTGTGGGGTAGACACTGCGGTCATCCCCCCTCCTTGTGATGCAGCCACTTCTAGATAGGAGCACAGCGGGCAGAGACTGTGTCTTCCATTTCTTCTGTGTTCCCCACAGCACCTAGCATGGTGCTGGGTACACACTAGGtgcttaacaaatattttttgatgaaTTGAGAGAGGAATATGGGCAATTGTAAGGTAATGTACTAGGGgaaaatatattatatatatatacgtatatatatgctAATAGTCTCTAAGCCCCCAGTTATAACCCAGATAAAGGACCATAAAACAGATTGCTGATATGATTTGAAAATTCGGCTCACTTTGCTGTTGTATTAAAGAGATTGGGCACTCCCACAGATTCTTCAGTCTGAAAAGCCACAGATTGAGGGGGCACATGAGCTAAGTCTGCAGTTTAAATTAAGGGTGTGGATAAGGTCAATACAGTTGGCTTCACCACATTTCTGCACCCTACAACATGATCTACAGGCCAAACGAAGGAGGTGCTAAATGGAAATCATTTTTCCAAATATACGCAGACTGAAGCTAAAATAGCTGCAGAAATGATTTAGCGTATTTTGGGGATAAGAGATGCATACTGGATGGTGAGGCTGTTTGGGGATATTCTAATATTGTGGTTGACATCAGGGGCAACAGTCCTATCTACCCCCTCGTCCTTGGTACAACTCTAGAGAGATCCCCAAGGGGGACAGAAgggccatgagtctgaatcaacagtTAGTTCTGTTGTTCTTAGATGTGGGGAGGAGTGGGCTGGGTGGAACCCGGGCATGCCTACATACCATCTCTGCAAAGATGCAGCCCAGGCTCCAGATATCCACAGCTGTGGAGTAGTATTTGCATCCCAGAAGGATTTCAGGTGCACGGTACCACAGGGTCACCACCTGGCGGGCACAAGAGTAGGGAGGGAAGGGATGGTTTGTAGGGCATGGAAATTCCTACATCCCATTGCTCTCCAAAACTCTCAGCCTCTTAATACATagcttccttccctccatccttCTCGCCCTCTGATTTCCCCTAACTGAGATGACTACAGATGATTTCTTAGCCCAGAGCCTTATCCTGGCACTGTTGTTTGGTCATGTGCTGTCGagtgagttccaactcacagagaccctttaggccagagtagaactgccccatagagtttccaagaagcggctgctggatttacactgccaaccttttgattagcagcccagctcttaaccattgcgccaccaggactccaatccATGGCTCTAAAGACCATATTTTCTGAACCTCCAGTGTGAGACTTTCCTGGAAAATCTAAGACAAATAGTCATGATTTTAAAGGTGTCCCGTTATTCAGCTATCCTGATTTGGCATTATCTAAGCTCAGGTGGCCCCACAAGCCCCACAAGTGAATTCTGTGCATTCTCTAAGATCTCTTAGGGTATCAGAGATTCTTTCCACCTACTAAGACAGAGAAACAGCTGGCCAGATATTTTTAGTAATTTTGTGAATGCACTTGTTATCACCTCTGCAGAGCTCAGAGAAAAGCATAGAGGGACTCACCTCATGGGTGTAAGTACGAACAGGGACTCCAAAGGCTCTGGCTAGTCCAAAGTCTGCTAACTTGATGGCCCCCTCTGCGTTGATAAGCAGATTCTGTGGTTTGAGGTCTCGGTGCAGAACTCGATGAGAATGGCAGAAAGCTAgcccctggagcagctggaacAGATAGCTCTgacaaaggagagagagagagagagagagaggactgaGTTTCTCCAACACAGGGAGCAGATTAGGGCTCTGTGCCCCCAAAGCTCTTACTCTATTGGATTAGAATTAcatgtttttgttgattttgtttttgttgtgttgttggtTTTTGACTCTGGAGAGACTCCAtctattacagagtagaactgctccatagggttttcttggctgtaacatttatagaagcagatcattaGGCCATTTCtcggtgccactgggtaggttcgaaccaccaaccttttggttcccaGCTGAGTGCaaatatttgcaccacccagggacctttgggTTAGAATTACATGTAGCAAACTATTTCTCCCATTGGAGTGTAAGCCCAGTGAAGATAAAGACCAGGCTTTATTCAGTTTTGCATtgaaggcattcaataaatatgcattgaataaaaccaaaaaccaaaccagttgccatgaagtcaataccagctcatggcaaccacatgtgtttcagagtagaactgtacatagggttttcaagggctatgatcttttgcaagtagattgccaggcctttcttctgaggcacgtcttgGGTGATTCTAATCACCAACCTTTTCGTAAGTAGCCAAACTCTATACAGTGGCACCCAAGGACTCAGTACATTGAATAAACATTTGTAAAAAGATTAAAAGTTACTCAAGGAGTAAAGAATCCAGCCTTAAAACAGACAACAGACTCACTGGCTACTACTCCCACCAAGCAACAGGTGGAAAGGCTTTTTGAAGGAACCGACAAATGCCCTCAAATTTCATTCatccagagtttcctctgacctCCCACCTGTGCTGCTAAGTTGACTCACTAGAAATTTAACTTCTTTGATCCTCCTGGAAACCCtgctacagtggttaagtgctacaggtgctaaccaaaggttcggcagttggaatctgccaggcgctccttggaaactctattgggcagttctactctgtcctatagggtcgctatgagtcggaatcgactggacagcactggacTTGGGCTTGATTCTCCTGCCCAGTCCTAGGGTTAGTGAACATAACGAGCAGAGAAAGAACCACAaaaggtgtgtgtatgtgggtgtgtgtgtgtagggggaaaGATGAGGGCTGGGAAGGGAACCAAGATCACAAATCATCACTCAGTCTGAATTGCCTACCTCTGGTCCCCCCAAGACATGATCATCCTGGGGAGGAGTTGATGAGAAGTGTTACCTTGATGAGGGGAAGAGGTATGCCAGTGAGAGCAGAGGCATCCATGAATTTCTTGAGATCCTGGTGCAGAAACTCAAAAACCaggtagagtttgttttctgtgtggaTGACATCCAGCAGCCTAGGGAAGGGAGGTCCGGAGTGGAGGTGAGAGAGAAATGCTCAGACTACACAGACAGAACTCATACCCCTTTGCTATCAGACCACTTCCCAGGTATACTTACTTGACAATATTAGGGTGGTTAAGCTCCTTAAGCAGAGAGATCTCTCGGATGGCAGTACTGGGTACACCCTCTGTCTCACTTGGAGGGGTTGGGAGAGCAGAGATGGGAATTTGGTTACAAATACTCCTTTTCTCCCAGGCCAGTCGTTTCTTTCCCCCAAAGGAAGCACGACCCAAGGACAGTGAGAAAATAGAAAGAGTGCTGAAGGAGTTAATTCCTGGGTGGAGCAGGGATTAGCTTTTGGACACATTAAGGTTATCATTTCCTCTTTTCCAAAGGTATTTAAGTGAGGCCACCTGGTGAAGGTGAAGCAGAGAGAAGGTAACAGAAAAAATGAGGGAGTAGCACCCAGCCTCCCCAGAGGGGCCAGTGAAGTTCAACTGCCATTCCTTTGAAATAGGTAAAGAATTCTAAGATGAGGGTGGGGTTGGGGCAGAGAGGAAGGCCCTTCATTCAGAAAGGTGCTCTTCACTAGTTTCCGAAAACCAACTCTAAGGGGAGTTCTGGACCCCAGCCCCAAGGCCTCCTTCCTCATCTTGAGTCTGTCACATTGCACGTTTGGGGGCATCACCCGGCTCAGTTTGGAGGGGAAGTTTTCCGTGGATTCTAACGCACACTATACTTTCCCTGGGGAAATTCTTTAGTCGGTCCCCCAACCCACCTTCCCACTTCAAAAAAAGTCCCTTCTTACTACCTTCCGGTCTCTGGACCACTGCCCGCCTGCGGAGGGGGGCACTCAAAAGAGCTCCTCAGTTAGGAGTCCCAGGTACAGAAGCCACTCACGTGTCCAAACGGATTTTCTTAAGCGCCACCACTTCTCCCGTCACCTTGTTTTTGGCTTTGTACACAACTCCGTACGTGCCCTCGCCGATCTTTTCCACCTTTTGGAAGTTCTCCATGAAGCGCTAGAGAGTCGGGTCAGCCCGGCCTTGGAGCGAGGGCCTGGGAACCCTGCAAAAGGCGGGCCCCGGCTCTGGAGGGCGGAAGAGGAAGAGACACCGCCGGGCACCGCGGCCCCAGGTCGGGATGGAACGCAGTGTATCTCCAGCTCTTGTCAATTTGTCCAACTTGAAACAATGTTGCCGTCGCCCCAGTTCCCGACCGCCACCAGAGGCCCCGCCCCTCCTTCCCGCGTTTCACTGGCTCCGCCCCCGGCCCTTCCTATTGGCGGACGTCAGAGCGGGGGTGACTAGCCGAGCGCCCGGAGCCCGTGGCCGCAAGTGACCCCACCCCTCGCAAGTTCGACTCCGAGGGCGTTAAGTTTCTGGCTTGTTTGGGCTGCCGATGGCGTTTTTCCAAGTACCTGATTTGGCCTCGAGTTTTCTGCCTGTTTCCCAAGTCTGTGGGGATTCCTTAATCACCCCTGGGGATAATGTATTTCGACCTAAGATTAAATTCCACTTGGCCCAAGGAGCTACCTTGGAAAATCAGAAAGCTGGGAATCTCACCGTCATTCTAAGGAATTCCTGCCCTCAGCCTACCCCGatactgtctctctctctgtgtttggATGCGAAgtctctgtttctgtctttttaggAGGTTCCTGGTTTGACTCAAACAACTGATTAATTCACTCTTCCATGATGAATTGTGTGTGCTCGGTATTTTTTATGTAGCTGCCTTTCAGTCaactggggtgggggggatggAGTGTGTCAAGATGAGAGACTCATTGGATATGGAGATGGGAAgggagtgtccaggggccagaaACCCGAGTCAATGCAGCCTCTCCCTAGTTCCCTCGTCCCTCCCCGGCTGAGAGGAGGAAGGGCTATGCAAATAAG
Proteins encoded in this window:
- the CDK2 gene encoding cyclin-dependent kinase 2 isoform X2 gives rise to the protein MENFQKVEKIGEGTYGVVYKAKNKVTGEVVALKKIRLDTETEGVPSTAIREISLLKELNHPNIVKLLDVIHTENKLYLVFEFLHQDLKKFMDASALTGIPLPLIKSYLFQLLQGLAFCHSHRVLHRDLKPQNLLINAEGAIKLADFGLARAFGVPVRTYTHEVVTLWYRAPEILLGCKYYSTAVDIWSLGCIFAEMVTRRALFPGDSEIDQLFRIFRTLGTPDETVWPGVTSMPDYKASFPKWARQDFSKVVPPLDEDGRSLLSQMLHYDPNKRISAKAALAHPFFQDVTKPVPHLRL
- the CDK2 gene encoding cyclin-dependent kinase 2 isoform X1 is translated as MENFQKVEKIGEGTYGVVYKAKNKVTGEVVALKKIRLDTETEGVPSTAIREISLLKELNHPNIVKLLDVIHTENKLYLVFEFLHQDLKKFMDASALTGIPLPLIKSYLFQLLQGLAFCHSHRVLHRDLKPQNLLINAEGAIKLADFGLARAFGVPVRTYTHEVVTLWYRAPEILLGCKYYSTAVDIWSLGCIFAEMHLVCTQHHARCCGEHRRNGRHSLCPLCSYLEVAASQGGGMTAVSTPHPVTRRALFPGDSEIDQLFRIFRTLGTPDETVWPGVTSMPDYKASFPKWARQDFSKVVPPLDEDGRSLLSQMLHYDPNKRISAKAALAHPFFQDVTKPVPHLRL